A stretch of Synechococcus sp. WH 8020 DNA encodes these proteins:
- a CDS encoding DUF1651 domain-containing protein: MPHQDWIQDPNSADTKRFHTDEKSWSRDPYVFVDSGRPLSGDPPLLKTRVHLSQQTADQLWQELVRVGWRPCSPQWSPDSDI; the protein is encoded by the coding sequence ATGCCACACCAGGACTGGATCCAGGACCCCAACTCCGCTGACACGAAACGCTTCCACACCGACGAAAAGAGCTGGAGCCGTGATCCATACGTCTTCGTGGATTCAGGGCGACCTCTTTCAGGTGACCCTCCCTTGTTGAAGACGCGTGTGCATTTGAGCCAGCAAACAGCTGATCAACTTTGGCAAGAGCTCGTACGCGTTGGATGGAGGCCCTGCAGCCCACAGTGGAGCCCAGACTCAGACATCTGA
- a CDS encoding cupin domain-containing protein, translated as MISVTSPCPESTIVALGLRDWPIWGCDISTFPWTYDQSETCLLLDGDVTVTPDRGEPVRFGAGDLVVFPKGMSCTWEVHQPVRKHYQFG; from the coding sequence ATGATCAGCGTCACATCGCCTTGTCCCGAGAGCACGATCGTGGCTCTTGGGTTGCGCGACTGGCCGATTTGGGGCTGCGACATCAGCACATTTCCCTGGACGTACGACCAGAGTGAAACCTGTCTGTTGCTGGACGGGGACGTGACGGTGACCCCGGATAGGGGCGAGCCCGTCCGCTTTGGGGCTGGAGATCTTGTTGTGTTTCCAAAGGGAATGAGCTGCACTTGGGAGGTTCACCAACCTGTTCGCAAGCATTACCAATTCGGTTAA
- a CDS encoding aromatic ring-hydroxylating dioxygenase subunit alpha, with product MHPSWSEQWWPVAYLRDLVRTRPQRFTLLEQDLVLWWDAPGQRWRAFQDVCPHRLVPLSEGRINEAGHLECPYHGWSFDGQGTCRAIPQMGERGRPESKRTGCGSLPTATGQGLLFVWSGTPSAADPAALPLVPVLQDQGDGWADGWIVQDTFRDLPMDALTLLENVLDVSHVPFTHHRTVGKRENASPVDAVITHEDSQGFEAFWQEGPRKGKLGSQDTHFRAPQLMWHDLTAKGFARILTVVYAVPISPGKCRLFARFPFQFKAAAPRLLVGLRPRWLQHIGNHKVLEDDQVFLHWQERVLETAGGSAAAEQAFVLPTSADLYVKALHRWVNRQGGGPFAGRPLPPRQDVEALMDRYHSHTKHCRSCSVALRRIRSLRPWLWGSLWLSAVLMGAGQLSWLLWLGVGLAGFSGLLLRQTSRWQRGLLVGDGQAPRNQRI from the coding sequence GTGCACCCCAGCTGGAGTGAACAGTGGTGGCCTGTGGCCTATTTGCGCGATCTTGTTCGGACCCGTCCCCAGAGATTCACCCTCCTTGAGCAAGACCTGGTGTTGTGGTGGGATGCCCCAGGCCAACGCTGGAGGGCTTTTCAAGATGTCTGCCCTCATCGACTCGTTCCTCTCAGTGAAGGCCGTATTAATGAGGCTGGTCACTTGGAATGCCCTTATCACGGTTGGAGTTTTGATGGGCAGGGCACTTGCAGGGCGATCCCGCAAATGGGGGAGCGAGGCCGCCCGGAATCAAAGCGAACGGGTTGTGGGAGCTTGCCTACAGCAACAGGTCAGGGATTGTTGTTTGTCTGGAGTGGCACCCCTTCAGCGGCAGACCCTGCAGCACTTCCTTTAGTTCCCGTTCTTCAGGATCAGGGAGATGGTTGGGCGGATGGCTGGATTGTGCAGGACACCTTCCGCGATTTGCCGATGGATGCCCTCACTCTTCTTGAAAATGTCTTGGATGTGAGTCATGTTCCTTTCACCCATCACCGCACCGTGGGCAAAAGGGAGAATGCCTCTCCCGTGGATGCTGTGATTACCCACGAGGACTCGCAAGGGTTTGAAGCGTTTTGGCAGGAAGGTCCTCGCAAGGGAAAGCTCGGCTCACAGGACACGCACTTTCGAGCTCCCCAGCTGATGTGGCACGACCTCACGGCCAAGGGTTTTGCGCGCATTTTGACGGTGGTTTACGCCGTACCGATCAGCCCAGGCAAATGTCGCTTGTTTGCTCGGTTTCCCTTTCAGTTCAAGGCAGCTGCTCCTCGTCTCTTGGTGGGACTGCGGCCTCGCTGGTTGCAGCACATCGGGAACCACAAGGTCCTGGAAGACGATCAGGTATTCCTGCACTGGCAAGAACGGGTCCTTGAAACCGCTGGTGGTAGTGCTGCTGCTGAACAGGCCTTTGTCCTCCCAACTTCAGCCGATTTATATGTCAAGGCCCTGCATCGCTGGGTCAACCGCCAAGGTGGTGGACCCTTTGCGGGGCGACCGCTTCCACCTCGTCAAGATGTGGAAGCCTTAATGGACCGATATCACAGTCATACCAAGCACTGTCGCAGCTGTTCGGTTGCTCTGCGTCGTATTCGCTCCCTACGGCCTTGGCTTTGGGGATCGCTATGGCTGTCTGCTGTGTTGATGGGAGCCGGTCAGTTGAGTTGGCTGCTTTGGTTGGGTGTCGGTCTTGCTGGCTTCAGCGGACTTTTGCTTCGACAAACATCACGTTGGCAGCGTGGATTGCTCGTTGGGGATGGTCAGGCGCCCCGAAATCAGCGAATCTGA
- a CDS encoding DUF1499 domain-containing protein, with the protein MVLTVFSFLLALFHFVGPMPSDLGIHQGQLSPCESPAHCARLEWERNDPIGSLNELTKVIQQTPRSEIVEQRSNYLHATASSQIFGFVDDLELYADTERSVLQARSVSRLGESDLGVNAQRLRRLEAALSQYE; encoded by the coding sequence ATGGTCTTGACCGTTTTTTCATTCCTTCTGGCACTGTTTCATTTCGTCGGGCCGATGCCCAGCGATCTGGGCATCCATCAAGGTCAACTGAGTCCTTGCGAATCACCCGCACACTGCGCTCGACTTGAGTGGGAGCGAAATGATCCAATCGGAAGCCTGAACGAACTCACCAAAGTCATCCAACAAACCCCACGATCCGAGATCGTCGAACAGCGATCAAACTACCTCCATGCAACGGCCAGCAGTCAGATCTTCGGCTTCGTGGACGATCTAGAGCTCTATGCCGATACGGAACGTTCCGTTCTCCAGGCACGCTCAGTTTCAAGACTTGGAGAATCAGATCTTGGCGTCAACGCACAACGTCTTCGACGCTTGGAGGCGGCCTTGTCTCAATACGAGTAA
- a CDS encoding NAD(P)-binding protein has protein sequence MTLLADSQHLDVDLAVIGAGLGGTGLAASLRQRGFDGTILLLEAGRGPGGRASTRRRRDDVIWRLDHGAPCFSFSQQPQGPLAELWNPLLDQGIVQPDLGLVVGLSETGCLVDPPEHPLLQGPRFRGVPTMASVPEAFVRAAGSKTQGAFGERISRLRRESGWWCFSGQRRARSLVVTGNLLAHPRSLAMLGWPDVPLRSAVPLTVDPLLDTALAQISDMDASVRWNLMLEFPRCTDHLPRQIWLTTDAQERFGIERMVLHRQHDQRLGLVVHGIDDGSPITPASQPGLLLEQESRQRKALTELLRPWPELAQALPLARSLGVMRWGASQPLDHPLPKSLQWCEPSSVGFCGDWIAGPGFGMAEGALQSAVDLAAQLV, from the coding sequence ATGACCTTATTGGCTGATTCTCAGCACCTCGACGTCGATCTTGCTGTGATCGGAGCTGGTCTTGGCGGTACTGGTCTTGCTGCTTCGCTTCGCCAACGCGGTTTTGACGGCACAATCTTGCTACTAGAGGCTGGTCGAGGTCCGGGTGGTCGTGCGTCGACCAGGCGTCGACGGGATGACGTGATCTGGCGGCTTGACCATGGAGCACCTTGTTTCAGCTTCAGTCAACAACCGCAGGGGCCTCTTGCTGAACTGTGGAATCCTCTTCTGGATCAAGGGATTGTCCAGCCCGATCTAGGACTTGTGGTTGGGTTGAGTGAGACGGGTTGTCTTGTTGACCCACCAGAGCATCCACTGCTCCAGGGGCCGCGTTTTCGTGGTGTGCCAACCATGGCATCCGTGCCCGAAGCTTTCGTGCGGGCTGCAGGTTCCAAAACGCAAGGGGCATTTGGAGAACGAATCAGTCGCTTGCGCAGAGAGAGCGGATGGTGGTGTTTCTCTGGTCAGCGTCGGGCGCGCTCTTTGGTGGTCACAGGCAATCTTCTCGCCCATCCCCGGTCTCTAGCGATGTTGGGTTGGCCCGATGTTCCGTTGCGTTCGGCTGTTCCTCTGACGGTCGATCCCTTATTGGACACCGCACTCGCGCAAATATCTGATATGGATGCATCGGTGCGCTGGAATTTGATGCTCGAATTTCCTCGCTGTACCGACCATCTCCCGAGACAAATTTGGTTGACCACTGATGCCCAAGAAAGGTTTGGCATCGAACGGATGGTCCTCCATCGTCAACACGATCAAAGGCTGGGTTTAGTCGTCCACGGCATCGACGACGGATCCCCGATCACGCCAGCTAGCCAGCCAGGTTTGTTGTTGGAACAGGAATCACGTCAGCGTAAGGCTCTGACTGAATTATTGCGGCCTTGGCCCGAGTTGGCTCAGGCACTCCCTCTGGCCCGTTCCTTGGGGGTGATGCGCTGGGGAGCGTCTCAGCCTCTCGATCACCCCCTCCCCAAGTCCCTTCAATGGTGCGAGCCCAGCTCGGTTGGCTTTTGTGGAGATTGGATCGCTGGCCCAGGCTTTGGCATGGCGGAAGGCGCTCTGCAAAGTGCTGTTGATTTAGCCGCTCAACTGGTCTGA
- a CDS encoding bestrophin family ion channel — MSKRIFKNAMPIKSGPYGDPPRTARRDYFVVLLLLLWRMRYDLLLLAVIGTLILTETVATNWKQSGSLVSIMGITVSIFIGFRNTQAIGRWWEARQLWGAIVNQSRNWTDTLTSLLPEEELMSTHGRNLVRYQVAMVWQLNFQLRNFYHHDLRRFQDYLLENLGMKPTTTLRQLGEARAIAVRELYENNKIDARGREQLMDIARATVDAIGGLERIRNTPLPASYDVFVRMLSWIFGFQLLLNFKMDGTSFVGSITGILLFLGFLMAERIGAYVEGPFDEDGSTFALPLNAICLTISRDLLGNESDSCLHHFSKDPVRWT; from the coding sequence ATGTCAAAGCGAATCTTCAAAAACGCCATGCCCATTAAGTCTGGTCCCTACGGCGATCCACCGCGCACAGCGCGTCGGGACTACTTCGTTGTGCTGTTGCTGTTGCTATGGCGTATGCGCTACGACCTCTTGTTGTTAGCCGTAATTGGCACTCTGATCTTGACCGAAACAGTAGCTACAAATTGGAAACAAAGCGGCAGTTTAGTTTCAATTATGGGAATCACCGTCTCAATCTTTATAGGTTTTAGAAATACTCAGGCGATTGGCCGCTGGTGGGAAGCACGACAATTATGGGGTGCAATCGTTAACCAAAGCCGCAACTGGACAGACACCCTGACAAGCCTTCTTCCAGAAGAAGAGTTAATGAGTACTCACGGACGAAATCTAGTTCGTTATCAAGTTGCAATGGTTTGGCAGCTTAACTTTCAGTTAAGGAATTTTTACCATCACGATCTAAGACGTTTCCAAGACTACCTCCTTGAAAACCTAGGAATGAAACCAACCACAACTCTCAGACAACTAGGAGAGGCCAGGGCAATTGCTGTTCGCGAATTATATGAGAACAATAAAATTGATGCCCGTGGAAGAGAACAATTAATGGACATTGCTAGGGCCACCGTAGATGCCATTGGTGGTCTCGAGAGAATTAGAAACACACCATTGCCTGCAAGCTACGACGTATTTGTCCGGATGCTCAGCTGGATCTTCGGTTTTCAGCTTTTATTAAACTTCAAAATGGATGGCACATCCTTTGTGGGAAGCATCACAGGGATCTTGCTGTTCCTAGGCTTTTTAATGGCAGAACGCATTGGTGCCTACGTTGAGGGGCCATTTGACGAAGATGGAAGCACATTTGCATTGCCTCTTAATGCAATCTGTCTAACGATTAGCAGAGACTTACTTGGAAATGAATCCGATTCATGCCTTCACCATTTTTCCAAAGATCCTGTTCGTTGGACGTAA